One window of the Thermasporomyces composti genome contains the following:
- the mfd gene encoding transcription-repair coupling factor: MSLTGLVALVTADPTIASAVEAARAPAAAPLDITAPKPFQPFAVAAIAAPRELGGADRPVLAVTATGREAEELTSALRSLLGDDDAVAYYPAWETLPHERLSPRSDTVGRRLAVLRRLVHPTKEAPAPQVVVAPVRSVLQPQVRGLADLEPVSLREGDQCDLDELVERLVAAAYTRVDLVERRGEFAVRGGIVDVFPPTEEHPVRVELFGDEVDEIRSFRVADQRSLGRAEHGLYAPPCRELLLTDQVRERAAKLAQEHPELAELFEKLAHGHAVEGMESLAPVLVDEMELLLDLMPAGTHVLVCDPERVRSRAHDLVATSKEFLEASWAAAAAGGKAPIDLGEAAYRSLADVRRHALDHGLAWWSISPFTAERTTPSEPVRTEAGELVQVDIDVEQGAVESTSVDAQATDGYRGNTEAMVADVRGWVHDAWRVVFVTEGHGPAQRMVEVLRDREVPARFVDQLAAPPEAALVHVTCGQIDRGFVAPGLRLAVLTEADIAGRAGVSTKDQRRMPSRRRRTIDPLELRPGDYVVHEQHGVGRYVEMVERTVGSGQQRATREYLVIEYAPSKRGQPGDRLFVPTDQLDQVTRYVGGEQPSLDRLGGSDWAKRKRRARKAVREIASELIKLYAARQATPGHAFGPDTPWQRELEDAFPYVETPDQLATIEDVKRDMEKPVPMDRLICGDVGYGKTEIAVRAAFKAVQDGKQVAVLVPTTLLVQQHYATFSERFAPFPVTVKALSRFQTDKEAQEVISGLAAGTVDVVIGTHRLLGDEVRFKDLGLIVVDEEQRFGVEHKEKLKTLRTSVDVLTMSATPIPRTLEMAITGIREMSTIMTPPEERHPVLTFVGPYDERQVVAAIRRELLREGQVFYVHNRVQTIEKAAARIRELVPEARVVVGHGQMGEHRLEQVMLDFWERRADVLVCTTIVEAGLDISNANTLIMERADLFGLSQLHQMRGRVGRGRERAYAYFFYPPERPLTETAHERLATLAQHSELGAGMAVAMKDLEIRGAGNLLGDEQSGHIADVGFDLYVRLVGEAVAEFRGEAEPEEAEVKVELPVDAHLPRDYIDSQRLRLEMYQRLAAVRDLAEVDQVADELVDRYGPMPRPVENLLEVARFRIHARKAGLTDVTLQGNQVRFSPVELRESQELRLTRLYPRSVVKRPIRTILVPRPTTAPIGGQPLRDVELLAWARELIDAVLLDGAAVPAR, translated from the coding sequence ATGAGCCTCACTGGACTCGTCGCACTCGTCACCGCCGACCCCACGATCGCCTCGGCGGTCGAGGCGGCCCGGGCACCTGCTGCCGCCCCCTTGGACATCACCGCGCCGAAGCCGTTTCAGCCGTTCGCGGTCGCGGCGATCGCTGCGCCTCGCGAGCTGGGCGGCGCCGACCGTCCCGTCCTGGCGGTGACGGCGACCGGGCGCGAGGCGGAGGAGCTCACCTCGGCGCTGCGAAGCCTGCTGGGCGACGACGACGCGGTGGCCTACTACCCGGCGTGGGAGACGCTGCCGCACGAGCGGTTGTCCCCGCGCTCCGACACCGTGGGGCGTCGGCTGGCCGTGCTGCGCAGGCTGGTCCACCCCACCAAGGAGGCGCCGGCTCCGCAGGTGGTCGTCGCGCCGGTGCGGAGCGTGCTCCAGCCGCAGGTGCGCGGGCTCGCCGACTTGGAGCCAGTGTCGTTGCGCGAGGGCGACCAGTGCGACCTGGACGAGCTCGTCGAGCGGCTCGTGGCGGCCGCCTACACCCGCGTCGACCTGGTCGAGCGTCGGGGCGAGTTCGCCGTTCGCGGCGGGATCGTGGACGTCTTCCCGCCCACGGAGGAGCACCCGGTCCGGGTGGAGCTGTTCGGGGACGAGGTCGACGAGATCCGGTCGTTCCGGGTCGCCGACCAGCGTTCCCTCGGTCGCGCCGAGCATGGGCTGTACGCGCCACCCTGCCGTGAGCTGCTGCTGACCGATCAGGTGCGCGAGCGCGCGGCCAAGCTCGCTCAGGAGCACCCTGAGCTGGCCGAGCTGTTCGAGAAGCTCGCCCACGGTCACGCCGTCGAGGGCATGGAGTCGCTCGCGCCCGTGCTGGTCGACGAGATGGAGCTCCTGCTCGACCTCATGCCCGCCGGCACCCACGTGCTGGTCTGTGACCCCGAGCGGGTGCGGAGCCGGGCGCACGACCTCGTGGCGACCAGCAAGGAGTTCCTCGAGGCGAGCTGGGCGGCGGCGGCCGCGGGCGGCAAGGCGCCGATCGACCTCGGTGAGGCGGCCTACCGGTCGCTCGCGGATGTCCGTCGCCACGCGCTCGACCACGGTCTGGCCTGGTGGAGCATCTCGCCCTTCACAGCGGAGCGGACCACGCCGTCGGAGCCGGTCCGGACGGAGGCCGGCGAGCTGGTTCAGGTCGACATCGACGTCGAGCAGGGAGCGGTCGAGTCGACGTCGGTCGACGCCCAGGCCACGGACGGTTACCGCGGCAACACCGAGGCCATGGTCGCCGACGTTCGCGGCTGGGTCCACGACGCCTGGCGGGTGGTGTTCGTCACCGAGGGCCATGGACCCGCCCAGCGCATGGTGGAGGTTCTGCGGGATCGCGAGGTTCCAGCCCGGTTCGTCGACCAGCTCGCCGCGCCGCCGGAGGCGGCCCTCGTCCATGTGACCTGCGGGCAGATCGACCGCGGTTTCGTCGCGCCCGGGCTGCGTCTCGCCGTCCTCACCGAGGCCGACATCGCTGGTCGAGCGGGTGTCTCGACCAAGGACCAGCGCCGGATGCCGAGCCGAAGGCGGCGCACGATCGACCCGCTCGAGCTGCGTCCCGGGGACTACGTCGTCCATGAGCAGCACGGGGTCGGCCGGTACGTGGAGATGGTGGAGCGCACCGTCGGCAGCGGCCAGCAGCGAGCGACGCGCGAGTACCTCGTCATCGAGTACGCCCCCAGCAAGCGAGGCCAGCCCGGCGACCGGCTCTTCGTGCCGACCGACCAGCTCGACCAGGTCACCCGCTACGTCGGCGGTGAGCAGCCCAGCCTCGACCGGCTCGGTGGTTCGGACTGGGCCAAGCGGAAGCGCCGCGCGCGGAAGGCGGTCCGCGAGATCGCGAGCGAGCTCATCAAGCTCTACGCCGCGCGACAAGCGACGCCCGGGCACGCGTTCGGTCCGGACACGCCGTGGCAGCGTGAGCTGGAGGACGCCTTCCCCTACGTCGAGACGCCCGACCAGCTCGCCACCATCGAGGACGTCAAGCGGGACATGGAGAAGCCCGTGCCGATGGACCGGCTGATCTGCGGCGACGTCGGGTACGGCAAGACCGAGATCGCGGTTCGGGCGGCCTTCAAGGCGGTGCAGGACGGGAAGCAGGTGGCCGTTCTCGTCCCGACCACGCTGCTCGTGCAGCAGCACTACGCCACGTTCTCGGAGCGGTTCGCGCCGTTCCCGGTCACGGTCAAGGCGCTGTCGCGGTTCCAGACCGACAAGGAGGCCCAGGAGGTCATCAGCGGCCTGGCGGCGGGCACCGTGGACGTCGTCATCGGGACGCACCGACTGCTCGGCGACGAGGTGAGGTTCAAGGACCTCGGCCTCATCGTCGTCGACGAGGAGCAGCGTTTCGGCGTCGAGCACAAGGAGAAGCTCAAGACGCTGCGCACCAGTGTCGACGTGCTCACCATGTCGGCGACCCCGATCCCGCGCACCCTCGAGATGGCGATCACCGGCATCCGCGAGATGTCCACCATCATGACGCCGCCGGAAGAGCGCCACCCCGTGCTGACGTTCGTCGGCCCGTACGACGAGCGCCAGGTCGTCGCCGCGATCCGACGCGAGCTGCTCCGTGAGGGCCAGGTCTTCTACGTGCACAACCGGGTGCAGACGATCGAGAAGGCGGCCGCGCGGATCCGGGAGCTCGTGCCGGAGGCGCGGGTGGTCGTCGGGCACGGCCAGATGGGCGAGCACCGCCTGGAGCAGGTGATGCTCGACTTCTGGGAGCGCCGCGCCGACGTCCTGGTCTGCACGACGATCGTGGAGGCGGGCCTGGACATCTCCAACGCGAACACGTTGATCATGGAGCGCGCCGACCTGTTCGGCCTGTCGCAGCTGCACCAGATGCGGGGTCGCGTGGGACGCGGCCGGGAGCGTGCGTACGCCTACTTCTTCTATCCGCCCGAGCGGCCGCTCACCGAGACCGCGCACGAGCGGCTGGCCACGCTCGCGCAGCACTCCGAGCTCGGCGCCGGCATGGCGGTGGCGATGAAGGACCTCGAGATTCGCGGTGCCGGCAACCTGCTGGGGGACGAGCAGTCCGGCCACATCGCCGACGTCGGTTTCGACTTGTACGTGCGACTGGTGGGCGAGGCTGTGGCCGAGTTTCGCGGGGAGGCGGAGCCCGAGGAGGCCGAGGTCAAGGTCGAGCTGCCGGTCGACGCGCACCTGCCGCGCGACTACATCGACAGCCAGCGGCTGCGTCTGGAGATGTACCAGCGCCTGGCCGCCGTCCGGGACCTGGCGGAGGTCGACCAGGTCGCCGACGAGCTGGTCGACCGGTACGGCCCGATGCCCCGTCCGGTGGAGAACCTCCTGGAGGTGGCGAGGTTCCGGATTCATGCCCGGAAGGCGGGCCTCACCGATGTCACGCTGCAGGGCAACCAGGTGCGGTTCAGCCCGGTGGAGCTGCGGGAGAGCCAGGAGCTGCGGCTGACCCGCCTGTATCCCCGGTCGGTGGTGAAGCGGCCGATCCGGACGATTCTGGTCCCGCGGCCGACGACGGCGCCGATCGGCGGTCAACCGCTGCGCGATGTGGAGTTGCTGGCCTGGGCCCGCGAGCTCATCGACGCGGTCTTGCTGGACGGCGCGGCCGTACCAGCGAGGTAG
- a CDS encoding AMIN-like domain-containing (lipo)protein encodes MRARTVIAALVLAGLVISAGAACTRNEPSGEGVAPARADVAAEDTRRGSTGLSPSDMEEVEATFPESTPGVPRTSEFGEKPQGNRSDAAARLVDLRVGRGDGVERLVFTFADTDVLPKYRVRYVDAVRAHAEDDPIPVRGTAYLEVSFSLTNPNTKGRLAVPADLEPEQPLIKQTVLARNVGRELGFGVGLAKRAEFRTKELYEPTRLVVEVRSR; translated from the coding sequence ATGAGAGCGAGGACGGTCATCGCAGCACTCGTGCTCGCCGGATTGGTGATCTCGGCCGGTGCGGCGTGCACACGGAACGAGCCGAGCGGGGAGGGTGTCGCCCCCGCGCGGGCCGATGTGGCGGCGGAGGACACGCGACGCGGCTCGACCGGTCTGTCCCCGAGCGACATGGAGGAGGTCGAGGCGACCTTCCCCGAGTCGACGCCGGGGGTGCCCCGCACGAGCGAGTTCGGGGAGAAGCCGCAGGGGAACCGCAGCGACGCCGCGGCCCGGCTGGTCGATCTGCGGGTCGGTCGGGGCGACGGGGTCGAGCGTCTGGTGTTCACCTTCGCCGACACCGACGTGCTGCCGAAGTACCGCGTGCGGTACGTCGACGCCGTGCGGGCCCATGCCGAGGACGATCCGATCCCGGTGCGTGGGACCGCGTACTTGGAGGTCAGCTTCTCCCTGACCAACCCCAACACGAAAGGTCGACTCGCCGTTCCGGCCGACCTGGAGCCCGAGCAGCCGCTGATCAAGCAGACCGTGCTCGCCCGCAACGTCGGGCGTGAGCTGGGGTTCGGCGTGGGCCTCGCGAAGCGAGCCGAGTTCCGGACCAAGGAGCTGTACGAGCCGACGCGACTGGTTGTGGAGGTGCGCAGCAGGTGA
- a CDS encoding aldo/keto reductase, giving the protein MSSVPMRTLNNGVQIPQLGFGVWQIPNDQVVDAVTTALEVGYRSIDTAAAYGNEEGTGKAIAASGIPREEVFVTTKLWNSEQGYDSTLKAFDESLRRLKLDYIDLYLIHWPCPRKDKYVETWRAFEKLYSDGVVRAIGVSNFHPHHLRRLFQETTTVPALNQIELHPYLVQAELREFNAQNGIATEAWSPLARGGDLLKDPVITRIAEKYGKTPAQVVIRWHLALGNIVIPKSVTPSRIKENFDVFDFELTVEEVDEISGLDKGMRTGGNPDEFEG; this is encoded by the coding sequence ATGAGCAGCGTTCCCATGCGAACCCTCAACAACGGCGTCCAGATCCCCCAGCTGGGTTTCGGGGTCTGGCAGATCCCCAACGACCAGGTGGTGGACGCTGTCACGACCGCCCTCGAGGTGGGGTACCGGAGCATCGACACGGCCGCGGCCTACGGCAACGAAGAGGGGACCGGCAAGGCGATCGCGGCGTCCGGCATTCCCCGGGAGGAGGTGTTCGTCACCACCAAGCTGTGGAACAGCGAGCAGGGTTACGACAGCACGCTGAAGGCGTTCGATGAGAGTTTGCGTCGCCTCAAGCTCGACTACATCGACCTCTACCTGATCCACTGGCCCTGCCCCCGCAAGGACAAGTACGTGGAGACGTGGCGGGCCTTCGAGAAGCTGTACAGCGACGGTGTCGTGCGCGCCATCGGCGTCTCCAACTTCCACCCCCACCACCTGCGCCGGCTGTTCCAGGAGACGACCACGGTTCCCGCGCTCAACCAGATCGAGCTGCACCCTTACCTCGTCCAGGCCGAGCTGCGGGAGTTCAACGCCCAGAACGGTATCGCCACCGAGGCGTGGAGCCCGCTCGCGCGCGGTGGGGACCTGCTCAAGGACCCGGTGATCACGCGCATCGCCGAGAAGTACGGCAAGACCCCCGCTCAGGTGGTCATCCGCTGGCACCTGGCGCTGGGGAACATCGTCATTCCGAAGTCGGTCACGCCGTCGCGCATCAAGGAGAACTTCGACGTGTTCGACTTCGAGCTGACGGTCGAGGAGGTCGACGAGATCAGCGGCCTCGACAAAGGCATGCGCACCGGCGGCAACCCGGACGAGTTCGAGGGCTGA
- a CDS encoding sulfotransferase family protein — protein sequence MSGTLPRGSGGGLAALKAAAPPWVRRSGRAVTRTIGRYTSGGRLMPSFLIVGGQRCGTTSLHRALIAHPVVAGPILHKGVNYFDLNYHRGPAWYRGHFPLLSTARRRAGDWSVGSGEPQAMESSGYYLYHPLALPRIARDLPGVRLLIMIRNPVERAYSAWKHAVARGFETEPFERALELEEERLAGEEERLRTEPGYESYSHRHHAYVTRGRYAEQLRRVFELFDRDQVHIIESEDFFARPEEVYEEVLAFLGLPSWLPPSFERHNARDGDPMPEHVRKKLDEYFLPLDEELAKILGRTPIWRR from the coding sequence GTGAGTGGGACGCTTCCTCGGGGATCAGGGGGAGGACTGGCGGCACTCAAGGCAGCGGCACCGCCGTGGGTGAGGCGGTCGGGCCGGGCGGTGACCCGAACGATCGGCCGCTACACGTCCGGTGGTCGCCTCATGCCCAGCTTCCTGATCGTCGGCGGTCAGCGCTGTGGCACGACGTCCCTCCACCGGGCGCTCATCGCTCACCCCGTGGTGGCGGGGCCCATCCTGCACAAAGGCGTCAACTACTTCGACCTCAACTACCACCGCGGACCGGCGTGGTACCGCGGACACTTCCCGCTGCTGTCCACGGCGCGGCGGCGAGCCGGTGACTGGTCCGTCGGCTCGGGCGAGCCTCAGGCGATGGAGTCCAGCGGCTACTACCTCTACCACCCGCTGGCACTGCCCCGGATCGCCCGTGATCTGCCCGGTGTCCGGCTCCTCATCATGATCCGCAACCCGGTCGAGCGGGCCTACTCGGCATGGAAGCACGCGGTCGCCCGGGGCTTCGAGACCGAGCCGTTCGAACGCGCCCTGGAGCTGGAGGAGGAGCGACTCGCCGGCGAGGAGGAGCGACTGCGCACCGAGCCGGGTTACGAGAGCTACTCGCACCGTCACCACGCGTACGTCACGCGCGGCCGGTACGCCGAGCAGCTCCGGAGGGTGTTCGAGCTGTTCGACCGGGACCAGGTGCACATCATCGAGAGCGAGGACTTCTTCGCCCGGCCCGAGGAGGTCTACGAGGAGGTGCTCGCGTTCCTGGGTCTGCCCTCCTGGCTGCCTCCGTCATTCGAGCGACACAACGCTCGTGATGGCGACCCCATGCCCGAGCACGTCCGCAAGAAGCTGGACGAGTACTTCCTCCCCCTCGACGAGGAGCTGGCGAAGATCCTCGGACGGACGCCGATCTGGCGGCGCTGA
- a CDS encoding TMEM165/GDT1 family protein yields MVDTLALTRARPGGLRDAEAGETFDPGGTPGRGHASIRPDRGTDDVDALTTSFLVSFGVIFVAELGDKSQLMAITFASRYNATQVLVGISLATAVVHALSVGLGYGLGANLPTAWVSLAAALAFVGFGIWTVRGDSLSETEKQRAQRSGRAAIIAVTVAFFLAELGDKTMLATVTLATHHESFGTWFGSTLGMVAADAVAILVGHQLGKRLPERAVRYGAAALFVVIGLWLLADAVPQLV; encoded by the coding sequence GTGGTCGACACGCTGGCGCTGACCCGCGCCCGGCCCGGCGGCCTACGCGACGCGGAGGCGGGCGAGACCTTCGACCCAGGCGGCACGCCGGGTCGAGGGCACGCCTCGATCCGGCCGGATCGAGGAACGGACGACGTGGACGCACTCACCACGAGCTTTCTGGTCAGCTTCGGCGTCATCTTCGTCGCCGAGCTCGGCGACAAGTCCCAGCTCATGGCGATCACCTTCGCCAGCCGCTACAACGCCACCCAGGTGCTGGTCGGCATCAGCCTCGCCACCGCCGTGGTGCACGCCCTCTCGGTGGGCCTGGGCTACGGCCTCGGCGCCAACCTCCCCACGGCCTGGGTGTCCTTGGCGGCAGCCCTCGCCTTCGTCGGGTTCGGCATCTGGACAGTGCGCGGCGACAGCCTGTCGGAGACCGAGAAGCAACGGGCACAGCGAAGCGGGCGAGCCGCGATCATCGCCGTCACGGTGGCCTTCTTCCTCGCCGAGCTCGGCGACAAGACCATGCTCGCCACCGTCACCCTGGCCACTCACCACGAGTCCTTCGGCACCTGGTTCGGCTCGACGCTGGGCATGGTCGCCGCCGACGCGGTCGCCATCCTCGTCGGACACCAGCTCGGCAAGCGGCTCCCAGAGCGGGCCGTCCGGTACGGCGCCGCCGCGCTCTTCGTCGTCATCGGTCTGTGGCTGCTGGCGGACGCCGTTCCCCAGCTGGTCTGA